Proteins from one Litoribrevibacter albus genomic window:
- a CDS encoding xanthine dehydrogenase family protein molybdopterin-binding subunit yields MSLNVSRRSFIVGSAQAGAGLVLGVSLAGCATDEGMSSDTSMPKKGLEANAFVSVATDGTVTVQIKHLEMGQGTYTGLATLVAEELDADWGQVRAVNSEANPEKYNNLFWGKFQGTGGSTAIANSFMQLREAGAAAKAMLVAAAASSWGVPASELTTDKGQVFHSASGRQIGYGQLAELAALQKVPEKITLKEPSQFKLIGQKLPRKDSGKTNGTAVFTQDIQLPGQLTALVAHPPRFGAKLKSFDATNARQVPGVVDVVQISNGVAVLANDYWQAKTGRDLLQIQWDDSKAMTKGSDQLMAEYKDLAKKPGLVAVKTGDVDSAFAQADKVIEAEFEFPYLAHSPMEAMNCVVQTKQVGGAYQSAELWYGAQLHTGDQMSVAKLLGIEPAKVAINTIFAGGSFGRRANPASDYVLEAAEIAKAYGKDVPVKLVWSREDDTRAGYYRPMYFHKLKAGLDSKGTLVAWQHRIVGQSIIEGTLFEGFLVKDGIDHTSVEGASNLPYAIPNLQVELHTTKVEVPVLWWRSVGSTHTAYATECFLDEVARAAGKDPVELRMALLTDQPRHRGVLALAVEQSGMKGNSDKNKAYGVAVHKSFDTYVAQVVELSKSSSGFKLEKVTCAVDCGVPVNPDVIKAQMEGGIGFGLSPALYSEIHIDNGAVRESNFHDYQVIRMRDMPKVDVHVVPSTEPPTGVGEPGTPVIGPAVANALAAAGGPVERRLPMKTPLS; encoded by the coding sequence ATGTCGCTTAATGTCAGTCGTCGTTCTTTCATCGTGGGCAGTGCACAAGCCGGCGCCGGTTTGGTGTTAGGTGTGTCACTCGCAGGGTGTGCAACGGATGAAGGTATGTCTTCAGATACATCGATGCCAAAAAAAGGGTTGGAAGCCAACGCGTTTGTTAGTGTGGCTACGGATGGAACCGTCACCGTACAGATCAAACATCTGGAAATGGGGCAGGGAACCTACACTGGCTTGGCCACCTTAGTGGCGGAAGAGTTGGATGCCGATTGGGGGCAAGTGCGAGCCGTGAACTCCGAAGCCAACCCGGAAAAATACAACAACCTGTTTTGGGGGAAATTCCAGGGAACAGGCGGCAGCACCGCCATTGCCAACTCGTTTATGCAGTTACGGGAAGCCGGTGCGGCGGCAAAAGCGATGTTGGTTGCAGCGGCTGCATCGAGCTGGGGAGTACCCGCCAGTGAATTGACCACTGATAAAGGGCAGGTGTTTCACTCGGCTTCAGGTCGGCAAATTGGGTATGGCCAGTTGGCTGAGTTGGCGGCCTTACAAAAAGTCCCTGAAAAGATAACGTTAAAAGAGCCTTCGCAATTCAAGTTGATTGGGCAAAAGCTCCCGCGCAAAGATTCAGGAAAAACCAATGGTACCGCCGTCTTTACTCAAGATATTCAATTACCGGGACAACTGACGGCACTGGTTGCACACCCCCCTCGGTTTGGTGCCAAGTTGAAGTCCTTCGATGCCACGAATGCTCGACAAGTGCCTGGTGTTGTTGATGTCGTACAAATCTCTAATGGTGTTGCGGTGTTGGCCAACGATTATTGGCAAGCCAAGACCGGACGGGACTTGTTGCAAATCCAATGGGATGATTCGAAGGCGATGACTAAAGGCTCTGATCAGTTAATGGCAGAGTACAAAGACCTAGCGAAGAAGCCAGGCTTGGTTGCAGTGAAGACAGGCGATGTGGATTCTGCTTTTGCTCAAGCCGACAAAGTGATCGAGGCCGAGTTTGAATTTCCATACTTAGCGCATTCTCCTATGGAAGCGATGAATTGTGTTGTGCAAACCAAGCAAGTAGGTGGTGCCTATCAGTCGGCTGAATTGTGGTACGGCGCACAGCTTCACACGGGTGACCAAATGTCGGTAGCTAAGTTGTTGGGTATTGAACCTGCCAAAGTTGCTATTAATACGATATTTGCTGGTGGTAGCTTTGGACGACGAGCGAACCCGGCTTCTGATTACGTGTTGGAAGCTGCGGAGATTGCTAAAGCCTACGGTAAAGATGTTCCTGTTAAATTGGTTTGGTCCAGAGAGGATGACACCCGTGCAGGTTATTACCGCCCTATGTACTTCCATAAATTGAAAGCCGGATTGGATAGCAAGGGTACTCTTGTTGCGTGGCAGCACCGAATCGTTGGTCAATCGATCATTGAGGGTACGTTATTTGAAGGCTTTTTGGTGAAAGATGGTATTGATCATACTTCAGTGGAAGGTGCATCAAATCTGCCTTATGCCATTCCAAATCTTCAGGTGGAATTACACACAACTAAGGTTGAAGTGCCTGTGCTCTGGTGGCGAAGTGTTGGCTCGACCCATACGGCTTATGCGACAGAGTGTTTTCTGGATGAAGTGGCCCGAGCGGCGGGTAAAGATCCTGTGGAGTTAAGGATGGCGCTGTTAACGGATCAACCAAGACACCGAGGTGTGCTGGCTTTGGCGGTTGAACAGTCCGGTATGAAAGGAAACTCAGATAAGAACAAGGCCTATGGTGTCGCCGTACATAAATCTTTTGATACTTACGTTGCTCAAGTGGTGGAACTCAGTAAATCCAGTTCAGGCTTCAAACTAGAAAAAGTGACTTGTGCGGTTGACTGTGGCGTGCCTGTGAATCCTGATGTCATCAAAGCCCAGATGGAAGGAGGCATTGGCTTTGGACTGTCGCCTGCGCTGTACAGTGAAATCCACATCGATAACGGAGCGGTACGTGAATCGAACTTTCATGACTATCAAGTGATCCGTATGCGAGATATGCCTAAAGTCGATGTCCACGTGGTGCCTTCAACCGAACCGCCGACGGGCGTAGGGGAGCCGGGAACCCCGGTTATCGGGCCTGCGGTCGCTAATGCATTAGCTGCGGCTGGTGGACCGGTTGAACGACGGTTACCGATGAAAACACCGCTGAGTTAA
- a CDS encoding XdhC family protein, with product MLQFVANQSGLNQKESAIPSESSCSSSGVSSFVDDIRPTLFSWLNQGLKTALLTLINVEGSSPRGVGSQMLVNEKGASVGLLSGGCVESALVSEALETLKSKQWKLIRYGRDSDYFDVQLPCGSGIDVLITPIESSHWIDDLTRFTVQREPIALNFDLKVKTFSLAPVSEADYYPKNHRGNQFTRAQVESDLTSFSKVYLPKHRILSVGQGAVFDFFIALSQSFDIELFACSSRFKEGQQSERNTSEVVHTQFLNMKSPKSFDASLLDRFSTLVLLSHDHDWDIPILKAALKTPVAHIAALGSKSTHQQRLALLAMDGVSIEDQARVKGPAGINIGGKTPPEIALSVLSEVVAYKNQQTPDNY from the coding sequence ATGTTGCAGTTCGTTGCAAATCAATCAGGTCTGAATCAAAAAGAAAGCGCCATTCCTTCAGAGAGTTCGTGCTCATCTTCTGGTGTTTCGTCTTTTGTTGATGATATTCGTCCGACGTTGTTTTCCTGGCTTAACCAAGGTCTTAAAACAGCGTTATTAACCCTGATTAATGTGGAAGGTTCTTCACCCAGAGGTGTTGGCAGTCAGATGTTAGTCAATGAAAAGGGGGCGTCAGTTGGTTTACTTTCCGGTGGCTGTGTTGAATCTGCGTTGGTGAGTGAAGCGTTGGAGACTCTCAAAAGCAAGCAGTGGAAATTGATACGTTATGGTCGGGATTCTGATTACTTTGATGTTCAGCTACCTTGTGGCTCGGGCATTGATGTCCTGATCACACCAATAGAGTCTTCGCACTGGATTGACGACTTAACCAGATTCACTGTACAGCGTGAACCGATCGCTTTGAACTTTGATTTGAAAGTGAAAACCTTCTCTCTGGCGCCGGTGTCAGAAGCGGATTATTACCCCAAAAATCATCGCGGTAATCAGTTCACTCGCGCGCAAGTGGAATCGGATCTGACGTCTTTTTCCAAGGTTTATCTACCTAAACATCGCATTTTGTCGGTCGGACAGGGCGCGGTGTTTGATTTCTTTATTGCTCTGTCTCAATCCTTTGATATTGAACTTTTTGCCTGCTCTTCTCGTTTTAAGGAAGGTCAACAGAGTGAACGTAATACCTCTGAGGTTGTACATACTCAGTTTCTCAATATGAAATCCCCCAAGAGTTTTGATGCCAGTTTGTTGGATCGATTCAGTACGCTTGTCCTGCTCAGTCATGACCACGACTGGGATATTCCTATTTTAAAAGCGGCATTAAAAACACCGGTTGCTCACATCGCTGCGCTAGGCAGTAAATCTACGCATCAGCAGCGGTTGGCGCTACTAGCAATGGACGGTGTCTCTATTGAAGATCAGGCTCGGGTAAAAGGCCCGGCCGGGATTAACATTGGCGGTAAAACGCCCCCTGAAATTGCCTTGTCCGTGTTGTCTGAAGTAGTAGCCTATAAGAACCAGCAAACGCCAGATAATTATTGA
- a CDS encoding dehydrogenase → MKKIINVSLGSSDQDYEFTTKFLDDEFTIQRIGTNGDEAEAWEQLQRLQAKCDVIAVGMVADDYNVGEFRFENQATRKLTQVVTRVPVTTGARLRRLLQCSAIRYAQKELVNYFNNNKVLFLSGMANYDMATLMAEYTPNIKFADPIIHAGIPKFLKSITALELYARGRYSINQFTPFDTEKTNVPSLPTVKKRLIRGAMKDSHVVVGTTAEIRKYGDLESLKDKTLITSAVTDDDMAFFKAAQVNLAIDVTPDLFEQVLGINVLEAMVIGASDIDADELSTADLEDIVKELEIKPRMLHPTGEFRNIRRFAFVIHPLSQEYIRNVTPIPKRFAHTPLMNAVEKAFAHAPPLVYSEVKGIKSPCGAEAEGWLITVGGTPKEMLSHSAEFTYKRLLAAAKMAEKLGAQIMGLGAFTKVVGDAGITVARRSDIPITTGNSYSASGALWAAADAMKRLKLVDTPTNGGKIPAKSMVIGATGSIGSVSARLLAMAFDEVYIAGRNMKTLEKLKQSMLEDTPDAKITCTTDPDEHLGQMDVVVTSTSGAGKKILDITKVKPGCVITDVARPLDLPPSEVAKRPDVLVIESGEIEVPGKLDMRSIKLPDNVVFACMAETIVLALEGRFEVFTIGRNTEWEKVKEIYKMGLKHGMKLAAISGVNGVYTDEDIQRVRDLALEARKTWKG, encoded by the coding sequence ATGAAAAAAATAATCAACGTCAGTCTTGGATCATCCGATCAAGACTATGAATTCACCACAAAATTTTTAGATGACGAGTTTACCATTCAGCGAATAGGTACCAATGGTGATGAAGCTGAGGCGTGGGAGCAACTGCAACGTCTTCAAGCCAAGTGCGATGTTATTGCCGTTGGTATGGTGGCTGATGATTACAACGTCGGTGAGTTTCGTTTCGAAAATCAGGCAACCCGCAAGTTAACCCAAGTGGTAACTCGTGTTCCTGTAACAACAGGCGCACGTTTGCGCCGATTATTGCAATGCTCCGCCATTCGATACGCTCAAAAAGAATTGGTGAACTATTTCAATAACAACAAAGTGTTGTTCTTGTCCGGCATGGCAAACTATGACATGGCGACTTTGATGGCAGAATACACGCCAAACATTAAGTTTGCCGATCCGATTATTCATGCCGGTATACCGAAGTTCCTGAAGTCGATTACGGCGTTGGAACTGTACGCTCGTGGGCGTTATAGCATCAATCAATTTACGCCGTTTGATACCGAAAAAACCAATGTACCATCCTTGCCAACCGTTAAAAAACGCTTAATTCGTGGCGCGATGAAAGACTCGCATGTGGTGGTTGGTACGACGGCTGAAATTCGTAAGTACGGTGACCTGGAAAGCCTGAAGGACAAAACGTTAATCACTTCGGCTGTGACAGACGATGACATGGCGTTCTTCAAAGCGGCTCAAGTCAATCTGGCCATCGATGTAACGCCAGATCTGTTTGAGCAAGTATTGGGAATCAACGTTCTCGAAGCGATGGTCATCGGTGCCAGTGATATTGATGCGGATGAACTGTCTACGGCGGATCTGGAAGACATTGTCAAAGAACTGGAAATCAAACCTCGTATGTTGCACCCAACGGGGGAATTCCGAAACATTCGCCGTTTCGCTTTTGTTATTCATCCACTGTCTCAGGAGTACATCCGAAACGTTACTCCGATTCCAAAACGCTTTGCTCATACACCGTTGATGAATGCGGTTGAGAAAGCCTTTGCTCATGCGCCACCGTTGGTCTATTCAGAAGTAAAGGGCATTAAGTCACCGTGTGGTGCTGAAGCGGAAGGTTGGTTAATTACCGTGGGTGGTACTCCGAAAGAAATGCTGTCTCACAGTGCCGAGTTTACTTATAAGCGTTTGCTGGCCGCTGCCAAAATGGCTGAAAAGCTCGGAGCTCAGATTATGGGCTTGGGTGCCTTCACCAAAGTGGTAGGGGATGCAGGTATCACGGTTGCACGTCGTTCCGATATTCCGATTACCACAGGTAATAGTTACAGTGCTTCTGGTGCTTTGTGGGCTGCGGCTGATGCGATGAAGCGATTGAAGTTGGTGGACACTCCAACCAATGGCGGAAAAATACCGGCTAAATCGATGGTCATTGGTGCAACTGGTTCCATTGGTTCTGTGTCTGCGCGTCTGTTAGCAATGGCGTTTGATGAAGTCTACATTGCTGGTCGAAACATGAAGACGCTTGAAAAACTCAAGCAGTCGATGTTGGAAGATACGCCAGACGCTAAGATCACTTGTACTACCGATCCTGATGAACACTTGGGGCAAATGGATGTGGTTGTGACGTCTACCTCTGGTGCTGGTAAGAAGATCCTCGATATCACCAAGGTGAAGCCGGGTTGTGTGATTACCGATGTGGCTCGTCCGCTGGACCTTCCGCCGTCTGAAGTGGCTAAACGCCCTGATGTGTTGGTGATTGAGTCTGGTGAAATTGAAGTGCCAGGTAAGCTCGATATGCGAAGCATCAAATTGCCTGATAACGTGGTCTTTGCTTGTATGGCGGAAACCATTGTACTCGCTCTGGAAGGTCGCTTTGAGGTCTTCACCATCGGTCGAAATACCGAATGGGAGAAGGTGAAAGAGATCTATAAGATGGGTCTGAAGCACGGCATGAAACTGGCCGCTATCTCGGGCGTTAACGGTGTTTACACCGATGAAGACATTCAGCGTGTTCGGGATCTGGCGTTAGAAGCTCGTAAAACCTGGAAAGGTTAA
- a CDS encoding S41 family peptidase, translated as MKYWTSTTALLAALVLTGCGHSDSEKSNLKDLEQYQGTWLAPAYGQGLEFKKARLIMFDYTEDYCLISNEVNDIELKDLQGAFILSGNQIELKDGFGAKNLYTPGPVFNKVDEKPTACQNGFTPKVGDNNYQDNIQDDLEYFYQALSELSISIDFRGVDWDAMYQLAETNLLANPTDQQLITELVNMIRPLRDGHTTLGSEDNEIYFTAKPLFIHLLLQEYADGQGIPQLTTEEQFQAALEYAEAQLELMNDIIFSYADSDEDIRVAANDQLAWYQVDGIGYLQIAGMEGFTSQEDSDHQDLANLNALETAIDQAIDDLQDTDGLIIDVRRNTGGDDFLALAIASRFTDSERLAYQKQARLGNSMTPLRDVSISPRGDKQYLKPVVLLTSATTSSAAEVFTLTMRELPQVTLLGEKTQGSFSDSLDKHTPRGLPFALSNEIYRSVEGVWYEGLGVPVDIEMTAFELQERQNEEDLMLEAAFERLN; from the coding sequence ATGAAATACTGGACTTCTACGACAGCACTGTTGGCCGCTTTGGTTCTGACTGGCTGTGGACACTCGGATTCGGAAAAAAGCAATTTAAAAGACTTAGAGCAGTATCAGGGGACATGGCTGGCACCCGCCTACGGCCAAGGACTCGAATTCAAAAAAGCTCGTCTTATCATGTTCGATTACACAGAGGACTATTGCCTGATTAGTAATGAAGTCAACGATATAGAACTTAAAGACCTACAAGGCGCTTTTATCTTATCGGGCAATCAAATTGAGCTAAAAGACGGATTCGGAGCAAAAAATCTCTACACCCCTGGACCAGTGTTCAACAAAGTCGATGAGAAACCTACCGCATGTCAAAACGGGTTTACGCCTAAAGTGGGAGACAACAATTATCAAGACAACATTCAAGATGACCTTGAATACTTTTATCAAGCACTGTCTGAACTCTCTATTTCAATTGATTTTCGTGGCGTCGATTGGGATGCCATGTATCAACTTGCTGAGACGAATCTGTTAGCAAACCCGACGGATCAACAGCTGATCACGGAACTGGTGAATATGATCAGACCGTTAAGAGATGGCCACACCACTCTGGGCTCAGAAGACAATGAAATCTACTTCACAGCCAAACCTCTGTTCATCCACCTCTTGCTTCAGGAATATGCAGACGGCCAGGGAATTCCTCAACTAACCACAGAAGAACAATTTCAAGCGGCACTTGAATACGCAGAAGCCCAACTCGAACTGATGAATGACATCATCTTTAGCTATGCCGATTCTGACGAAGACATACGCGTTGCCGCCAACGATCAACTGGCTTGGTATCAAGTAGACGGTATTGGCTATCTTCAAATTGCAGGCATGGAAGGATTTACCTCACAGGAAGACAGTGACCATCAAGATCTTGCTAATTTAAACGCTCTGGAAACTGCAATAGACCAAGCCATCGACGACCTACAAGACACAGACGGACTGATTATTGATGTTCGCAGAAATACTGGAGGTGATGACTTCTTAGCGCTGGCCATTGCCAGTCGATTTACCGATTCAGAGCGTTTGGCCTATCAAAAGCAAGCCCGTCTGGGTAATAGCATGACCCCGTTACGAGATGTGTCTATCTCTCCAAGAGGAGACAAACAATATTTAAAACCCGTGGTATTACTCACCAGTGCAACCACCAGCAGTGCCGCTGAAGTATTTACCCTCACAATGAGAGAACTGCCACAGGTCACTCTCTTAGGTGAAAAAACTCAAGGATCATTCTCTGATAGTCTGGACAAACACACACCGAGAGGTCTTCCGTTTGCTCTGTCTAATGAAATCTACCGTTCGGTCGAGGGCGTTTGGTACGAAGGTCTTGGAGTTCCTGTAGACATAGAAATGACGGCTTTTGAGTTACAGGAACGTCAGAATGAAGAAGATTTAATGCTCGAAGCAGCCTTTGAACGACTCAATTAA
- a CDS encoding (2Fe-2S)-binding protein has product MKLSLNLNGQKHEVDVDPNTPLLWVIRDHLKLTGTKFGCGMAQCGACTVHMNGSPIRSCVTPVSSVQNQQITTIEGLLTSEVSREASAVVNAWEDIAVVQCGYCQSGQIMSATALLKQNPNPSEKDIDDFMSGNICRCSTYVRIKQGIQQAAQSMALADAGHTAEPLYYDAAESNPQGGDHHVA; this is encoded by the coding sequence ATGAAACTCTCGCTCAATTTAAATGGACAAAAACATGAGGTGGATGTTGACCCGAACACCCCTCTGTTATGGGTAATTCGAGATCACCTGAAGTTGACCGGAACCAAATTTGGTTGCGGGATGGCTCAGTGTGGCGCCTGTACGGTACACATGAATGGCAGTCCTATTCGTTCCTGCGTTACCCCGGTAAGCAGTGTTCAAAACCAGCAGATTACGACCATTGAAGGCTTGTTGACGTCCGAGGTGTCTCGCGAAGCCAGCGCTGTGGTCAATGCATGGGAAGACATTGCGGTAGTGCAGTGTGGTTATTGTCAGTCCGGTCAGATCATGTCGGCTACGGCATTGCTCAAACAAAACCCAAACCCATCTGAAAAAGACATCGATGATTTTATGTCAGGCAACATTTGTCGATGTTCCACCTATGTTCGAATTAAGCAAGGGATTCAACAAGCTGCGCAATCAATGGCGTTAGCAGATGCAGGGCACACTGCTGAACCTTTGTATTACGATGCTGCTGAGTCAAACCCACAGGGAGGTGATCATCATGTCGCTTAA
- a CDS encoding helix-turn-helix domain-containing protein has protein sequence MNLSLLSVVFLLGAAQGIFLALSLFTSKLSSHKANMYLGALTLVFVTSLFDYFLDSSGITYQHPWLRALFWPKEFFFGVCIYFYACHISAQTPYGRTAFHFIPAMVHILVSWSLVFLTNEQQLAILFDSVNEDDPLSLWAMLLGTVEDVAAMLHMGAYLVASLIVLKRHQLRISNEFSYTEKVSLVWLRNLILSLLGIYLLWLSRSILPVPENVSDGLDEVLGFSIVILIYVMGYLGLKQPQIFTPYQAIEVPNTQNQPLPTSTNLDTGLQTAPIGESELNAKTPVHSTVQTELQATSKTDEASIIESKASEKYKKSSLSDDLSASLAVELQTLMEKERPYLDSQLSLPQLAERMGISTNYLSQVINEQLKLNFFDFINQYRVNAAASSLSTTSDTVTDIALAVGFNSKSAFYAAFKKHQGQTPGEFRKASK, from the coding sequence ATGAACCTGTCATTACTTTCTGTCGTTTTCTTACTGGGTGCAGCTCAAGGGATCTTTCTGGCACTGTCATTATTTACCAGCAAGCTCAGTAGCCATAAGGCCAATATGTATCTGGGTGCTTTGACGCTGGTGTTTGTAACATCTCTATTCGACTATTTTCTGGATAGTTCAGGGATCACCTATCAACACCCCTGGTTAAGAGCCTTATTCTGGCCTAAAGAGTTTTTCTTCGGGGTCTGTATTTACTTTTATGCGTGTCATATCTCAGCACAAACACCCTATGGTCGAACGGCTTTCCACTTTATTCCAGCAATGGTACATATTCTGGTGTCTTGGTCTCTGGTCTTTCTTACCAACGAACAACAACTTGCCATCTTATTTGATTCAGTAAACGAAGACGATCCACTGTCGCTATGGGCCATGTTGCTCGGGACGGTAGAAGATGTAGCCGCAATGCTTCACATGGGCGCTTACTTGGTCGCCTCGTTAATCGTACTCAAACGACATCAGTTAAGAATTTCAAACGAGTTCTCTTATACGGAAAAGGTCAGCCTGGTTTGGTTACGAAATCTGATCCTCAGTTTATTGGGCATCTACCTACTATGGCTATCAAGATCCATATTGCCTGTGCCGGAGAATGTATCAGACGGTCTTGATGAGGTATTGGGATTCAGCATTGTGATCTTAATCTATGTCATGGGGTATCTTGGTCTGAAGCAACCTCAAATTTTCACGCCTTACCAAGCCATCGAAGTTCCAAATACTCAGAATCAGCCTTTACCCACCAGCACTAACCTCGACACTGGCCTACAAACAGCCCCGATCGGTGAATCAGAGTTGAACGCTAAAACGCCAGTACACTCAACAGTACAAACAGAACTTCAAGCCACGTCAAAAACAGATGAAGCGTCGATCATTGAATCGAAAGCATCAGAAAAATATAAGAAGTCATCGTTGTCGGATGATCTCTCCGCAAGTCTGGCCGTTGAGCTTCAAACACTCATGGAGAAAGAACGTCCCTATTTGGACTCGCAGTTGTCATTACCACAACTGGCAGAGCGTATGGGTATCTCTACCAATTACTTATCGCAGGTCATCAACGAACAACTCAAGCTCAACTTTTTTGATTTCATCAATCAATATCGGGTCAATGCAGCCGCCTCTTCGCTTTCTACAACCTCAGACACGGTGACGGATATCGCCTTAGCCGTTGGATTTAACTCTAAATCCGCCTTCTATGCAGCATTCAAAAAACATCAGGGTCAAACCCCTGGCGAATTCAGAAAAGCATCCAAATAA
- a CDS encoding substrate-binding periplasmic protein — protein MQFKFQIGVMALVLSFFSSISFGEDKLRLYTENYPPYNMSNSGQPFAHKAEDISGLCTELVKAILKHSKVDFSLKLREWSAGLNRAQKRPNHAIFCTAKTEERDPYFHWIGPLTEIEWTLFAKPGSKIKLESLDDAKKYRIGGYKGDVLSDYLIEKGFDVVTIANDALNPRKLMLDQIDLWITDGLSGPYLASESEDIEDLTKVLVFRTTPLYLAVNVESNEKIVNELNNAFELIQNNGEADAIRSQYIQ, from the coding sequence ATGCAATTTAAGTTTCAAATTGGGGTTATGGCGTTAGTTTTATCTTTCTTTTCTTCGATATCGTTCGGTGAGGATAAACTGAGGCTTTATACGGAAAACTACCCACCCTATAACATGTCGAATTCAGGCCAGCCTTTCGCTCATAAAGCGGAAGATATTTCCGGGCTTTGTACTGAGCTGGTGAAGGCTATCTTGAAACATTCAAAAGTTGATTTCTCTCTTAAGCTGAGAGAATGGTCGGCGGGCTTAAATCGAGCTCAGAAACGACCAAACCATGCCATTTTCTGTACCGCAAAAACAGAAGAGCGAGATCCTTACTTTCATTGGATTGGTCCTCTTACCGAGATTGAATGGACACTTTTTGCTAAACCGGGATCAAAGATCAAGCTAGAAAGTCTTGATGATGCTAAGAAATATCGCATTGGTGGTTATAAAGGCGATGTGTTGAGCGATTACCTGATTGAGAAAGGTTTCGACGTGGTGACCATCGCTAATGATGCTTTGAACCCTCGTAAACTGATGCTGGATCAAATTGACCTATGGATTACCGATGGCTTGTCTGGGCCATATTTGGCGTCAGAGTCGGAAGACATTGAAGATCTTACCAAGGTGCTGGTTTTCAGAACGACACCTTTGTATTTGGCCGTGAATGTAGAGTCGAATGAAAAAATCGTCAATGAGCTCAATAATGCGTTTGAGCTTATTCAAAATAATGGCGAAGCGGATGCCATTCGTTCCCAATATATTCAATAG
- the hspQ gene encoding heat shock protein HspQ: protein MTDNIAEEYIGNSKMKEAKFYIGQIVHHKRFDYRGVIFGVDSCFSHSEEWYDMVAMSRPPKDKPWYRVLVDNAEHTTYVAEQNLEDSDDLKSIDHPLVNALFEGFDGERYRPRQKVN from the coding sequence ATGACCGATAACATCGCTGAAGAATATATTGGTAACTCAAAGATGAAAGAAGCAAAGTTCTATATCGGTCAAATCGTCCATCATAAACGCTTTGATTATCGAGGCGTAATCTTTGGAGTCGACTCTTGTTTTTCTCACTCGGAAGAGTGGTATGACATGGTAGCGATGTCTCGACCGCCAAAGGATAAGCCCTGGTATCGAGTATTAGTGGATAATGCGGAGCATACTACTTATGTGGCAGAGCAAAACCTGGAAGACAGCGATGATCTGAAATCGATAGATCATCCTTTAGTGAATGCGTTGTTTGAAGGTTTTGATGGGGAGCGTTACAGACCAAGACAAAAGGTAAACTAG